The proteins below are encoded in one region of Pseudomonas sp. SCB32:
- a CDS encoding DedA family protein has product MLEHLDLAQLLSSYGYLALFIGCLLEGETMLLLAGLAAHQGLMGFVPVVFWACVGGTCGDQLLYWAGRRAGVRALPWLQRRGLAVERVTGLIERHPLVAIFSVRFLYGMRLAGPLLIGASRVGPLRFLLINLIGAFCWALLFASGGYWAGQVLESWLGNLKPYRLPILLGVVLLGGGFEFWRRRRSHRARPSRQ; this is encoded by the coding sequence ATGCTCGAACACCTCGACCTCGCGCAACTGCTTTCCAGCTACGGCTATCTGGCCCTGTTCATTGGCTGCCTGCTGGAGGGCGAGACCATGCTCCTGCTGGCCGGTCTCGCGGCGCACCAGGGGCTGATGGGGTTCGTGCCCGTGGTGTTCTGGGCCTGCGTAGGGGGCACCTGTGGTGACCAACTGCTCTACTGGGCCGGCCGGCGCGCCGGAGTGCGGGCGTTGCCCTGGCTGCAGCGGCGCGGCCTGGCAGTGGAACGGGTCACCGGGCTGATCGAGCGCCATCCGCTGGTGGCGATCTTCTCCGTGCGCTTCCTCTACGGCATGCGCCTGGCCGGGCCGTTGCTGATCGGCGCCAGCCGGGTAGGGCCGCTTCGCTTCCTCTTGATCAACCTGATCGGCGCGTTCTGCTGGGCCCTGCTGTTCGCCAGCGGCGGCTACTGGGCCGGGCAGGTGCTGGAGAGCTGGCTCGGCAACCTGAAACCCTACCGGCTGCCGATCCTGCTCGGGGTCGTGTTGCTGGGCGGCGGTTTCGAGTTCTGGCGCCGCCGCCGTAGCCATCGTGCGCGCCCGTCCAGGCAGTGA
- a CDS encoding Dyp-type peroxidase, with protein sequence MSLYQPGILATPVPAHARHLFFDLTSLQALPAALDRLVQFADGEAAVIGFGESLVRALARGIDGLREFPAIAGVGVDNPSTPHALWVWLRGEERGELLLRTQQLQALLAPALELASLTEAFRHGNGHDLTGYEDGTENPQDDDAIAAAIVDNGVEGLAGGSFAAIQQWRHQLQDFAALPQAERDDIMGRRLSDNEELDDAPESAHVKRTAQESFDPEAFIVRRSMPWTHDQDAGLMFLAFGCSLDAFEVQLRRMSGLEDGITDALYRFSRPLTGGYYWCPPRKDGVVDLRALIG encoded by the coding sequence ATGAGCCTCTACCAGCCCGGCATTCTCGCCACCCCGGTTCCCGCCCACGCCCGCCACCTGTTCTTCGACCTGACATCGTTGCAGGCACTGCCGGCCGCCCTGGATCGCCTGGTGCAGTTCGCCGACGGCGAGGCCGCTGTCATCGGTTTCGGCGAGTCGCTGGTGCGCGCGCTGGCCCGTGGCATCGACGGACTGCGCGAGTTCCCGGCAATCGCCGGCGTGGGCGTGGACAACCCGTCCACCCCGCATGCGCTGTGGGTCTGGCTGCGCGGTGAGGAGCGCGGCGAGCTGCTGCTGCGCACCCAGCAATTGCAGGCGCTGCTGGCGCCGGCGCTGGAGCTGGCCTCGCTGACCGAAGCTTTCCGCCACGGCAATGGCCATGACCTGACCGGCTACGAGGACGGCACCGAGAACCCGCAGGACGACGACGCCATCGCCGCCGCCATCGTCGACAACGGCGTGGAAGGCCTGGCCGGCGGCAGCTTCGCCGCCATCCAGCAGTGGCGCCACCAGCTGCAGGATTTCGCCGCGCTGCCCCAGGCCGAGCGCGACGACATCATGGGCCGTCGCCTGAGCGACAACGAGGAGCTGGACGACGCGCCGGAGTCCGCCCACGTCAAGCGCACTGCCCAGGAGAGCTTCGACCCCGAGGCCTTCATCGTGCGCCGTTCCATGCCCTGGACCCACGATCAGGACGCCGGCCTGATGTTCCTCGCCTTCGGTTGCAGCCTCGACGCCTTCGAGGTGCAACTGCGCCGCATGAGCGGCCTGGAAGACGGCATCACCGACGCCCTGTACCGCTTCAGCCGCCCGCTGACCGGTGGCTACTACTGGTGCCCGCCGCGCAAGGATGGGGTAGTGGACCTGCGTGCGTTGATCGGCTGA